TGATAAAACTGCTGAGCTACAACCGTACTTCAGAAACCTCTTAAAGTATGACAATTTGTACACTTTCTTGAGAGCTTCCAAATACTTGACAATTTTGCTTCAGGGAAAACGAGTTGCTGGATTTCATTATGAAAAATACTTGACATATCGAAGGAGTCGTTGGGGTTGAACATAATTGATGATAACTAATGAAAAACATCTACATCCATCATGCTAAAAGATAAAATAGGTCCTACTCTACTCATACTCGGTACTGATGTTTACATCTGACTCAGGCACAAACATATTTTGCGTCTTATAGGGGCAGGATCTTTCAGTTTGAactgttctttttcttgatttgggaaGACCCAACTCATGCCGCTGCAGCTAGCTGTTGAACTTTGACAAGAGAAAAGTAGAGCCCATTTTCTCCTTCTGCAAGTAGCTCCGAGTGAGACCCCTCCTCGACAATCCTCCCCTTGTCGAGTACTGTTATTTTATCTGACCTTTGGATTGTGGATAGGCGGTGTGCCACGACCACACAGGTCCTGCCCATCATGGTTTTCTCCAGTGCTTCCTGGATTAGTCTCTCCGATTCGCTGTCCAACGCACTCGTCGCCTCATCCAAGAGTAGTATGGTCGAGTCTTTCAAGATTGCTCTCGCGATTGCTAACCTCTGCCTTTGTCCCCCAGAGAGTTGCACCCCTCGCTCTCCACAATACGTCGAGTATCCGTCCTCCATTGAACTGTTCATTATAGACATTGAACAAGTCAATAAAAGATATCAGTTGTTTACACagcagaataaaaaaaatacaatgggCCTACAGAACAGATTCAACACACCTCACGAACTCATGGGCATTTGCAAGAGTGGCTGCTGCAATTACTTCAGAATCAGTCGCATTTTCTCTCCCGTACCTGATATTCTCGCGGATTGTTGCTGCTAAGATAGTCAGCTCTTGGCTCACCAACGCGATATGCGACCTTAATCCTCTAAGGTTGTAACTCCTGATATCTATTCCATCAACTTCAACAGTCCCATGTGTTGGGTCATAGAATCTCTCAATTAGCCTTACGATGGTGGATTTTCCTG
This genomic interval from Rhodamnia argentea isolate NSW1041297 chromosome 4, ASM2092103v1, whole genome shotgun sequence contains the following:
- the LOC115751285 gene encoding putative multidrug resistance protein, yielding MGPREVSHKQSWFAGGGLFIAQFLTAANSAPIFWYGGRLLYRGEIEYKHVFQTFFILVSTGRIIAETGSMTADLSKGTNALKAISAILNRKSKMDPDKSDNFSSEKVRGDVEFKQVDFFYPTRPQHLILKDMNLHIGAGKIVALVGKSGSGKSTIVRLIERFYDPTHGTVEVDGIDIRSYNLRGLRSHIALVSQELTILAATIRENIRYGRENATDSEVIAAATLANAHEFVSSMEDGYSTYCGERGVQLSGGQRQRLAIARAILKDSTILLLDEATSALDSESERLIQEALEKTMMGRTCVVVAHRLSTIQRSDKITVLDKGRIVEEGSHSELLAEGENGLYFSLVKVQQLAAAA